In Actinoplanes lobatus, the DNA window CCGCCGGAGCCGCCCGGGTATGGTCGCCGGGTGCCCGACTTCGCCACCTCCATCGAGCGGCTGCTCACGCAGGTCCACCACTGGGACGAGCCACGCTGGCGAGCCACCGCCACCACCGGCACCCGCTCCCAGTTGGTGCGGGACCTCGTGCAGCGCCTGGCCGACCTGAGCGCCGAGGCCGAGTCCCGCCCCACCCGCCGGGTTCCGCACATCCACGACCTGGTCCTGCGCGACCAGCTCCGGGTCCTGGCCGACGACCTCCTGGCCGCGGCCCCCTCCGCCGACCTGCTGGTTCGGGCCACCACCGCGGTCGACGAGACCCGCCGCGCCCTCTGACACCTCCGCAAAGCGGCATTTCACCCTGCCCGGCGGCGCCTCACCCCGACCCGGACGATCTCCTGCCCGGCGGCGCGTCACCCCGACGTCAAACCCGCCATCCGGTACGGGAAAGCCCCGCACCCAGCCGCACTCTTCCCGCCCCGCCGAGCACCGCGAGGCGCTGCCCACCCCAGGCCGTAGCGCGCCCGCCGGGGGGAGCGCTGTCTCAAGCCCCGAGACAGCTCTCCGAGCCAGCCGGAAAGATCCACCCGCGGGAGACGAGCAACGGCCGGGCTGTTTCGGTGGGCTTCCTCGGCTGTTGTTCTGCGTGTGTGGGCGATCCGGGTGAGTGCATGTGCCAGGGCTGGGGACCGTGGTCTCAGGAACGCAGGGTGCGGGTGAGGGAGTCGAGGTCGGGGACCGGGCGGAAGCCGAGTTCGGCGTAGAGGGCCTGGGCCGCGGCGTTGCCGGGCTCGGTCTGCAGGGAGATGCGCAGGGCGCCGGTGGTTCGGGCTTCGGCGATGGCGTGTTCCATGAGGGCGCGGGCTACTCCGTTGCGGCGCTGGGCGGGGTCGACGAAGAGGTCGCGTACGGAACAGGCCTGCCCCAGGCGCAGCGAGGCGGGGAGGACCAGGGTGGTGATCAGGCCGGCGGGGCGGCCGTTCCGGAGGGCCACGGTCAAGGTCAGGCCGTAGGCGGTGATCTGACGGGCGAGCCAGCCGGCGGTGGCCGACGGGTCGGAAGGGTGGCCGTAGTGGGCCCGGTAGTCGTCGAAGAGGGTGGCCGCGGCGGGGAAGCCGGTGTGCTCCGGGGTGACTCGGACCAGGTCGGTCGGCATGTGGGCACCGTACCGGGGTGTGGGGTTCGAGGGTGACCACGCACGGGCGTCGCCGGGTGGGGGTGGCCGTTCAGGAGCCGCCAGGCGACTGGCCGCCCGCGCCCGGCCCTCGGCGGGAGCGACGGTCCGCACCCACCACCCCGCTGCGACATCAAGATCTTGACCCGGCCCCGCTGCGGCAGATCGTGAAACGGCCCGGCACGCGGGGCAGGCGTGCCGGGCCGGGGGTGCGGAAGGTCAGCTGAGGCGTTCGACGATCAGCGCCATGCCCTGGCCGCCGCCGACGCACATGGTCTCGAGGCCGATGGACTTGTCGTGCCAGTCGAGCGAGTTCAGCAGGGTGCCGGTGATGCGGGCGCCGGTCATGCCGAACGGGTGGCCGACGGCGATGGCGCCGCCGTTCACGTTGAGCTTCTCCAGCGGGATGCCGAGGTCCTTGTACGACGGGATGACCTGGGCCGCGAAAGCCTCGTTGATCTCGACGAGGTCGACGTCGCCGATGGTCATGCCGGCGCGCTTGAGGGCCTGCTTCGACGCCTCGACCGGGCCGAGACCCATGATCTCCGGGGAGAGGGCGGTGACGCCGGTGGACACGATCCGGGCGAGCGGGGTGATGCCGAGCTCGCGGGCCTTCGTGTCGCTCATGATCACGACCGCGGCGGCGCCGTCGTTGAGCGGGCAGCAGTTGCCGGCGGTGACCCGGCCGTCGGGGCGGAAGACCGGCTTGAGCTGCGAGACCGCGTCGATGGTGACGCCGGCGCGGGGGCCGTCGTCCTTCGACACGACGGTGCCGTCGGGCAGCGTGATCGGGGTGATCTCGCGCTCCCAGAAGCCGTTGGCGATGGCCTTCTCGGCGAGGTTCTGGCTGCGGACGCCGAACTCGTCCATCTCCTCGCGGGAGACGTTCTTGATCTGGGCCAGGTTCTCCGCGGTGTAGCCCATCCCGATGTAGATGTCGGGGGCCAGGCCGTCTTCGCGGGGGTCGTGCCAGACGCTGCCGTTCTGGGCGCTGGCCTGCGTGCGGGCCTGGGCCTCGTCGAAGTACGGGTTGGTCCAGCGGCCCAGCGCCTCCTGGGCGGCCGACGGCAGGCCGTCGGAGCTGCCGCGGGCGAACCGGGACACGGTCTCCACACCGGCCGAGATGAAGATGTCGCCCTCACCGGCCTTGATGGCGTGGAAGGCCATCCGGGTGGTCTGGAGCGAGGACGAGCAGTATCGCGTGATGGTGGCGCCGGGCAGGCCGTCCAGGCCCAGCTTGGTGGCGACCACACGGGCCATGTTGAAGCCCTGTTCGCCGCCGGGCAGACCGCAGCCGAGGTAGAGGTCCTCGATGAGGGTGCGGTCGAGCTGCGGCACCTTGTTCAGGGCGGCGTCGACGATCGTGGTGGTGAGATCGTCGGGGCGCAGATCCTTCAGCGAGCCCTTGTGGGCGCGGCCGATGGGCGAGCGGGCAGTGGCGACGATGACAGCTTCCGGCATGGGCCCAGTTTACTCATCGGTAACATGGTCGGAAGCGCGAATTTGTCACACGAGGTGCAAAAAATTCAGACGCTGCTCATCGCCGCTTTCGACACCGCCGGATAGAGCGCGTGCGCCCAGACCCGGTAGCCATCGGCGGACGGGTGGAAGCCGTCGTAGCAGAGCGTCCCGGCGTCGGCGCGGAACACCGCACCCGTTTCGGCGGCCAGGTCGACCACCACACCGCCGGCCTCGGTCACCGCCCGGGCCTGGGCCCGGGCCATCCGGCGGCCGATCAGCCCGGCGATCTGCCGCAGCGGCGGGGCCATCGAGCGGGCGGCGCCCAGATCCGGGCAGGTGCCGACCACCACCTGGACGCCCGCCGAGCGCAGCCGCCGCACCGCCTGGCCCAGATGATCGGCCGCGTCCTCGGGACCGCGCCCGGACGCCGCGTCGAAGGCCCCGATAAGCACCACGGCCACGTCCGGCCGGTCGCCGAGCAGGGAACGGGCCACCTGGGTGGCCAGGTCGCTGGAGCGGGACCCGGCCACACCGACGCTGGACAGCAGCACGTGCCGCTGGCCCATCTCGGCCGAGCCGTCGGCGAGCAGGCGGGCGAGCTGGCCACCGACCGTGTCGGACAGCCATTCCACGCCGACACCCACCGCGGCCGAGTCGCCGAGCAGCACCAGGCGCAGCGGCGGCGCGCTCTGCGGGCCCATCGACGTGCGCAGCGCCAGGCCCATGGTGGGCTTCGCGTAGCGCCGCGACTTGGCGGCCAGCATCTCCCCGGCGATCAGCGCGACACCGCCCACCACGCCGGCCAGCAGACTCGTGGCAGCGGCCCTGGTGAGTCGTTCCGGCAACCCCGCCATGTCCCGCCTCCCTGCATCAGCCGACCTGATGATCCTCTGGGGTATACCCTACGGCCCCGGCCGCGGAGTCACCGCTGGGAACGGGGGCCGCGGCCGTGGGGCGCGCGCTGAACCAGCGGTAGCGGCGCATCCGGGCCCACGGCCCGGCCGGGGCGACCTCGGTCCCGGGCGCCCGGACCGCCTCGTCGGC includes these proteins:
- a CDS encoding acetyl-CoA C-acetyltransferase, coding for MPEAVIVATARSPIGRAHKGSLKDLRPDDLTTTIVDAALNKVPQLDRTLIEDLYLGCGLPGGEQGFNMARVVATKLGLDGLPGATITRYCSSSLQTTRMAFHAIKAGEGDIFISAGVETVSRFARGSSDGLPSAAQEALGRWTNPYFDEAQARTQASAQNGSVWHDPREDGLAPDIYIGMGYTAENLAQIKNVSREEMDEFGVRSQNLAEKAIANGFWEREITPITLPDGTVVSKDDGPRAGVTIDAVSQLKPVFRPDGRVTAGNCCPLNDGAAAVVIMSDTKARELGITPLARIVSTGVTALSPEIMGLGPVEASKQALKRAGMTIGDVDLVEINEAFAAQVIPSYKDLGIPLEKLNVNGGAIAVGHPFGMTGARITGTLLNSLDWHDKSIGLETMCVGGGQGMALIVERLS
- a CDS encoding GNAT family N-acetyltransferase, which gives rise to MPTDLVRVTPEHTGFPAAATLFDDYRAHYGHPSDPSATAGWLARQITAYGLTLTVALRNGRPAGLITTLVLPASLRLGQACSVRDLFVDPAQRRNGVARALMEHAIAEARTTGALRISLQTEPGNAAAQALYAELGFRPVPDLDSLTRTLRS
- a CDS encoding SGNH/GDSL hydrolase family protein, which translates into the protein MAGLPERLTRAAATSLLAGVVGGVALIAGEMLAAKSRRYAKPTMGLALRTSMGPQSAPPLRLVLLGDSAAVGVGVEWLSDTVGGQLARLLADGSAEMGQRHVLLSSVGVAGSRSSDLATQVARSLLGDRPDVAVVLIGAFDAASGRGPEDAADHLGQAVRRLRSAGVQVVVGTCPDLGAARSMAPPLRQIAGLIGRRMARAQARAVTEAGGVVVDLAAETGAVFRADAGTLCYDGFHPSADGYRVWAHALYPAVSKAAMSSV